One genomic region from Leptolyngbyaceae cyanobacterium JSC-12 encodes:
- a CDS encoding PMT family glycosyltransferase, 4-amino-4-deoxy-L-arabinose transferase (IMG reference gene:2510098569~PFAM: Dolichyl-phosphate-mannose-protein mannosyltransferase), giving the protein MHLFKSPIVKAILPTLMLFLLLRLVFWLNTFPNPDEAYYWLWGQHPDFSYYDHPPFQAWIQGLFTKLLGQSFFTLRLPNLMSNGIFFYTYYQITQYLYGKNRMYYFGVAIALLIASPLYFLFLSLAWHDHWLITFSLIAAFQFIQFLDSYTSDGKGNSKRLYAAAIALGLALLCKYNAIFVGIGCLATMVANKQWHKLLRDRRLYLAVLITVCFLLPILIWNITNDFQSFRYYSDRSIDNTGFRLKIGEMLGFIAFSILMLSPINVWAIVQSLRTSTKPFTNENTLAYHAVTFWIFTTSTLTLIIVSLVSTALYYWNILAYLLLFPVLPQAFFRGQEVGGWSQKLGGRSQENSRLPILDSQSEQSNNPQSSIPNPQSSITSSLRLFYAGQFYGLLFAALLVFHYSVLPLSVFGSADSDPDSRLLFGWEQVGAIMQKQATELGEHSFLVTTDYRMASALAYQLNKPDVLAISDRIDQFDFWYNANKLTGHNAIILADDWYPLTPKLIAQFERVSKPQTYAVNRFGFQIKHYYVVKAYNFQG; this is encoded by the coding sequence ATGCATCTATTCAAATCTCCTATTGTTAAAGCAATTTTGCCAACATTGATGCTATTTCTGCTGCTGCGGTTAGTATTTTGGTTGAATACTTTCCCCAACCCTGATGAGGCGTATTACTGGCTGTGGGGGCAGCATCCAGATTTTTCCTACTATGACCATCCTCCGTTTCAGGCGTGGATTCAAGGACTCTTTACTAAGTTATTGGGTCAGTCTTTTTTTACGTTACGGCTGCCAAACCTGATGAGTAATGGCATATTTTTTTACACCTATTATCAGATTACTCAGTATCTTTATGGCAAAAACAGAATGTATTATTTTGGGGTAGCGATCGCACTCTTAATTGCTTCTCCGCTCTATTTCTTATTTTTGTCGTTAGCATGGCACGACCATTGGCTAATTACCTTTTCATTGATTGCTGCCTTTCAGTTTATTCAATTTTTAGATAGCTATACAAGTGATGGCAAAGGTAATAGCAAGCGCCTGTATGCCGCCGCGATCGCCTTAGGATTAGCGTTGCTTTGCAAATACAATGCAATATTTGTTGGAATTGGTTGTTTGGCTACGATGGTAGCGAACAAACAATGGCACAAATTGCTTCGCGATCGTCGTCTCTACCTTGCAGTGTTGATTACAGTGTGCTTTTTACTGCCAATTTTAATCTGGAATATCACCAATGACTTTCAATCCTTTCGTTATTACAGCGATCGCAGCATTGATAACACTGGCTTTCGTTTAAAGATTGGCGAAATGCTAGGATTCATTGCTTTTTCAATTCTGATGCTCTCGCCTATTAACGTTTGGGCTATTGTGCAAAGCTTGAGGACATCTACAAAACCTTTTACAAACGAGAACACCCTGGCATATCATGCGGTCACTTTCTGGATTTTCACTACATCTACCCTCACCCTCATCATTGTCTCGCTTGTCTCCACTGCCCTCTATTACTGGAATATTCTTGCCTATTTGCTGCTATTTCCCGTATTGCCGCAGGCTTTCTTCAGGGGGCAGGAAGTTGGAGGCTGGAGTCAAAAGTTAGGAGGCAGGAGCCAAGAGAATAGCCGATTGCCGATTCTAGATTCTCAATCAGAGCAATCTAATAATCCTCAATCTTCAATCCCCAATCCCCAATCCTCGATTACTTCCTCTCTCCGACTTTTTTACGCTGGACAGTTTTATGGGCTTTTGTTTGCTGCGCTACTGGTGTTTCACTACAGCGTGTTGCCGCTCTCGGTGTTTGGTAGTGCAGACAGCGACCCGGATTCGCGGCTGTTGTTTGGATGGGAACAAGTTGGAGCCATCATGCAGAAACAAGCGACAGAATTGGGTGAGCATTCGTTTCTAGTTACAACCGACTATCGTATGGCATCTGCATTAGCGTATCAGTTGAACAAGCCAGATGTGTTAGCAATTTCTGACCGGATTGATCAGTTTGATTTTTGGTATAACGCAAACAAGTTGACTGGGCATAATGCCATAATTTTGGCAGATGATTGGTACCCATTAACCCCTAAACTAATTGCTCAATTTGAGCGAGTCTCTAAGCCACAAACGTATGCAGTTAACAGGTTCGGTTTCCAGATCAAACATTACTACGTGGTCAAGGCTTATAATTTTCAAGGCTAA
- a CDS encoding serine protease inhibitor (IMG reference gene:2510098570~PFAM: Serpin (serine protease inhibitor)): protein MMGRQKIRMGAVAAGGLLLLGLASWLRLAQVEPSWAKPSENARPKLVNNQSLNVSPRQQVPKVMAQRSTTINPQLVSANTRFGFKLFSAIANQDANKNVFVSPSSVAIALAMVYNGAAGETQQAIAQTLEVQGMSLQALNQANAELKKLLENPDPQVQLAIANSLWAQRGVPFKPEFLQNNRQFYEAKVTELNFADPQSVPTINGWVSQNTRGKINKIVDQLSQDDVMVLINAIYFKGNWSRPFDQQKTTQKPFYLVNGGSKQHPMMAQQGEYRYADTNLFQGVMLPYGEGRRMSMVILLPKKTSSLAELQRNLTAENWEQWMTQFRNRPGSVQVPRFKLEYDVELRRILSQMGMAKVFTDGANFANLSQVPTKINRVKHKTFVEVNEEGTEAAAVTSLEIRATAAIPTEPFQMTVDRPFFCAIRDNQTGSILFMGSIVNP from the coding sequence ATGATGGGACGGCAGAAAATAAGAATGGGTGCAGTGGCAGCAGGTGGCTTGTTACTTCTGGGGTTAGCAAGTTGGTTGCGGCTTGCACAAGTAGAGCCAAGTTGGGCAAAGCCATCAGAAAATGCACGTCCTAAACTGGTAAATAATCAATCTCTGAATGTTTCTCCTCGTCAACAGGTTCCCAAAGTGATGGCTCAACGTTCTACCACAATCAATCCGCAACTGGTGAGTGCGAATACTCGCTTTGGGTTCAAGCTATTTTCAGCGATCGCAAACCAGGATGCCAACAAGAATGTGTTTGTATCGCCGTCAAGTGTGGCGATCGCGCTGGCAATGGTCTACAACGGGGCGGCTGGCGAAACCCAGCAAGCGATCGCGCAAACCCTAGAGGTACAAGGCATGAGCCTGCAAGCGCTGAACCAAGCCAATGCCGAATTGAAAAAATTGCTGGAAAATCCTGATCCGCAAGTGCAACTCGCGATCGCCAACTCGCTTTGGGCACAGCGAGGTGTTCCCTTCAAACCAGAATTTCTCCAGAACAATCGCCAATTTTATGAGGCAAAGGTGACTGAACTCAACTTTGCTGATCCTCAGTCAGTTCCAACAATTAACGGTTGGGTTAGCCAAAATACACGCGGCAAAATCAACAAAATTGTAGACCAACTCAGCCAGGATGATGTGATGGTGCTGATCAATGCCATCTATTTCAAAGGCAACTGGTCGCGACCGTTTGATCAGCAGAAAACGACTCAAAAGCCGTTCTATTTAGTCAATGGTGGCTCTAAGCAACATCCCATGATGGCACAGCAAGGCGAATATCGCTATGCCGATACAAATCTGTTTCAGGGGGTGATGCTACCCTATGGCGAAGGGCGACGTATGAGCATGGTGATTTTGCTGCCTAAGAAAACATCCAGTCTAGCTGAACTTCAGCGTAACCTGACGGCTGAAAATTGGGAACAGTGGATGACTCAGTTCCGCAATCGTCCAGGTTCAGTGCAAGTTCCTCGGTTTAAGTTAGAGTATGATGTTGAACTCCGCCGCATTTTGTCGCAAATGGGTATGGCAAAAGTATTTACGGATGGCGCGAATTTTGCAAACTTGAGCCAGGTGCCAACCAAAATTAATCGGGTGAAACACAAGACATTTGTGGAAGTAAATGAAGAAGGCACTGAAGCCGCTGCTGTTACTTCGCTTGAGATTCGTGCAACTGCTGCAATTCCAACCGAGCCGTTCCAGATGACGGTCGATCGCCCATTCTTCTGCGCTATTCGCGATAATCAAACTGGATCCATTCTATTCATGGGATCAATTGTGAACCCCTAG
- a CDS encoding hypothetical protein (IMG reference gene:2510098571): MQPIQLPRGLVLAALFAAISGSIVISTKGVSAKVAIAQPVQQTASIQEKLKQPASKRLNIEHLVKALDQSDVEDAIRQVELGWKKQFEDYYQGQLTSQYLSLEQMMRSLERLHRLTGKKTALVYAIPTPTHLELILVSPTGKPIHRRITQAKRTALLETAQIFRMGVVDSLSRSQDYLPAAKQLHQWLISPLEPTLKAEGIDSLIFCLGTGLRSLPMAALHDGDRFLVEKYSLGIIPAFNLLDQHPAVLQGVQVLAMGASEFQNQPPLPAVPTELIAVSDALWQGDSLLNQDFTVANLRAKRAKTPYGIVHLATHAEFQPESVNESFIQFWDRKVRINQLRELGLRVPVVQLLVLSACRTALGDPQAELGFAGLAVQSGSKAALASLWSVSDAGTLVLMTEFYRQLKTAPIKAEALRQAQLAMLKQQVNLSANLARRSGNRVPLSPEIAAYVQNNLSHPYYWAAFTMIGNPW, encoded by the coding sequence ATGCAACCGATTCAATTGCCCCGTGGATTGGTACTTGCTGCGTTATTTGCAGCCATCTCTGGTTCAATTGTGATTTCTACCAAGGGTGTATCTGCCAAAGTTGCGATCGCCCAACCTGTTCAACAAACTGCCTCCATTCAAGAAAAGCTAAAGCAGCCTGCTTCTAAACGGTTAAATATCGAGCACTTAGTGAAAGCACTCGATCAATCTGATGTGGAAGATGCCATTCGACAGGTAGAACTGGGTTGGAAGAAACAATTTGAAGATTATTACCAGGGGCAGCTCACGAGCCAGTATTTGAGCCTGGAGCAGATGATGCGATCGCTAGAACGGTTGCATCGGTTAACAGGTAAGAAAACGGCTCTCGTCTATGCGATTCCAACGCCCACCCACCTGGAACTGATTCTGGTTTCACCCACAGGCAAACCTATTCATCGCCGCATTACCCAGGCAAAACGAACTGCCCTATTAGAGACTGCACAAATCTTCCGCATGGGAGTTGTAGATTCATTGTCTCGGTCGCAAGACTATTTGCCTGCCGCCAAACAATTGCATCAGTGGCTTATTTCTCCCCTGGAGCCAACCTTGAAAGCGGAGGGGATCGATTCCTTAATTTTCTGTTTGGGCACTGGTTTGCGCAGTTTGCCAATGGCAGCCTTGCATGATGGCGATCGCTTCTTAGTCGAGAAGTATAGCCTCGGAATCATCCCCGCGTTCAACTTACTTGATCAACATCCTGCAGTGTTGCAAGGGGTACAAGTTTTGGCAATGGGAGCTTCTGAGTTTCAAAATCAGCCGCCACTGCCTGCCGTTCCTACTGAACTGATCGCCGTCTCTGATGCCTTGTGGCAGGGTGATTCATTGCTCAATCAAGATTTTACGGTTGCCAATTTAAGAGCTAAACGCGCTAAAACACCGTATGGCATCGTACATTTAGCAACCCATGCGGAGTTTCAGCCAGAATCAGTAAATGAGTCGTTTATTCAGTTTTGGGATCGCAAAGTGCGCATCAATCAACTGCGGGAATTGGGATTGCGAGTTCCAGTTGTGCAGTTATTGGTGTTAAGTGCTTGCCGAACAGCATTGGGAGATCCCCAGGCAGAATTGGGTTTTGCAGGATTGGCGGTGCAATCGGGCAGTAAGGCAGCATTAGCTAGTTTGTGGTCAGTAAGTGATGCGGGAACTCTGGTGCTAATGACGGAGTTTTACCGTCAATTAAAAACTGCTCCCATCAAAGCAGAGGCTTTGCGGCAGGCGCAACTGGCAATGCTAAAACAGCAGGTGAACTTAAGCGCCAACTTGGCGAGGCGTTCTGGTAATCGGGTACCGTTGTCACCGGAAATTGCTGCTTATGTGCAAAACAATTTGTCACATCCCTACTATTGGGCAGCCTTTACGATGATTGGAAATCCCTGGTAG
- a CDS encoding putative membrane protein (IMG reference gene:2510098566~PFAM: DoxX), translating to MLSSTPTAGWRSQDVAIASLFLRLIFGINFFNHGFTRIGNIGGFANSMVDLFKDSWLPTELVRLTGLVVSPVELVIGILLLLGLFTRGALVAGFVLMMILQAGVVILQNWDTVASQLIYCIIFFLLLATLGFNRFSLDWVRKRSFS from the coding sequence TTGCTAAGTTCAACTCCCACAGCCGGATGGCGGAGTCAAGATGTTGCGATCGCGTCTCTTTTTCTGCGGCTTATCTTTGGCATTAACTTCTTCAATCACGGTTTTACTCGCATCGGGAATATTGGTGGCTTTGCTAACTCAATGGTCGATCTGTTCAAAGATTCCTGGCTGCCAACAGAATTAGTTCGCCTGACGGGGTTGGTTGTTTCACCCGTTGAGTTAGTTATTGGCATCTTGCTGCTGTTGGGATTATTCACTCGTGGAGCGCTAGTTGCGGGATTTGTGCTGATGATGATTTTGCAGGCAGGAGTGGTCATTTTGCAAAACTGGGACACCGTTGCCAGCCAACTGATTTACTGCATTATCTTCTTTTTGCTGTTAGCAACTTTAGGTTTTAACAGATTTTCGCTGGATTGGGTTCGTAAACGTTCTTTTTCCTAA
- a CDS encoding putative membrane protein (IMG reference gene:2510098567~PFAM: DoxX): protein MATPEPFIGLRRKDVSLAYVLLRILFGISFFMTGFGKIGGIGGFANAMVDMFKDTFLPPELVRITAAIIPPAEVIIGLLMLLGLFTRGALIGGFVVMMILHTGVTLLKNWDTAANQLIYCLIFFLLLAGVGFNTFSLDQFIARKRSSTDLEKDSTPGILGFVQKLWSRKRTRRRLAPSMNLRRS from the coding sequence ATGGCAACTCCTGAACCTTTTATCGGTCTGCGACGTAAAGATGTTTCCCTGGCATATGTTTTGCTACGGATTCTTTTTGGTATTAGCTTTTTTATGACTGGGTTTGGCAAAATTGGCGGTATTGGTGGCTTTGCCAATGCAATGGTGGATATGTTCAAAGACACCTTTTTGCCTCCTGAGCTTGTACGGATTACGGCTGCCATTATTCCACCTGCCGAAGTAATTATCGGTCTCCTCATGCTGCTCGGTCTTTTTACGCGTGGTGCATTAATTGGTGGCTTTGTAGTGATGATGATTTTGCACACAGGGGTTACTCTTTTGAAAAACTGGGACACGGCAGCAAACCAACTGATTTACTGTCTTATCTTTTTCTTGCTATTGGCAGGTGTGGGCTTCAACACGTTTTCATTGGATCAGTTCATTGCTCGTAAGCGTAGTAGTACAGATCTTGAAAAAGACTCGACTCCTGGTATTCTTGGCTTTGTCCAAAAGCTGTGGAGCAGAAAACGGACTCGCAGACGCCTGGCACCTTCTATGAATCTTCGTCGTAGCTAG
- a CDS encoding hypothetical protein (IMG reference gene:2510098568) has product MSFTITPEEIEHYRAELANYPEALNALDVLEDCEGDLEDASITLALQSGLEPDTSERWIDGLAKRWRHIVCQAELKESLEDGMSGDLLTALTSSTDLPMRLAILVAIFVIKTGVESFCKPLEEKIH; this is encoded by the coding sequence ATGTCTTTTACTATTACACCAGAGGAAATTGAACACTATCGGGCAGAACTGGCAAATTATCCAGAAGCCCTCAATGCTCTGGACGTTTTAGAAGACTGTGAAGGCGATCTAGAAGATGCTTCGATCACGCTGGCGCTTCAGTCGGGACTGGAACCAGACACGTCCGAACGATGGATTGATGGACTGGCAAAACGCTGGCGACACATTGTTTGCCAGGCAGAATTGAAAGAGAGTCTGGAAGATGGCATGTCAGGCGACCTGTTAACCGCTTTGACTTCCAGTACAGATCTGCCGATGCGTTTGGCAATACTTGTTGCTATTTTTGTGATCAAGACAGGGGTAGAAAGCTTTTGCAAACCACTTGAGGAGAAAATTCACTAA